TGTTTGGTCAGTGGCAGGGTTCAAATAGCCTTGCAAGCCATAATGATAAATATCATCTTCCAGCTTGAGTTTACTTAGGATACTTATTAAATGGTGGTCAACGGCTTGGTCACTATCAAAACCCAGTTGGCTGGGCTGAAACCAATTATCTACAAATATGGGGTCTTCTATTTGTAATGAAGGCACTTCATTGATGGTGGTTGGGGGCTGAGTGTTTAAGCCGTACAACAAGTTTTGTCGAATGGTGCCTGAAAAAAAATGAGGGGAATTATCCAAGTAGCAGATATGCTGGCTTAACGTAGCACTGGTTAATGTTTGTAAGTTTTCGGCTGCTAAGTTAATTCGACCATTACGGGGTATGAGTAAACGGGTTAACAATAGCACTAACTCATTTTTACCACTGCTATCATTACCCACAATTGCTGTATGCTGGTTAAGTGGCAGGGTCAGGTTGAGGTCATCTATGGTGTTAACATTTTCATGCTCGCCATAGTATAAGTGCTCCATCGTCAGGTGTTGGTTTTGTAATGTAAGTGGCGTGGCAGGTCCATCCTGGATATGGCTAGCAAGCATATTTTCAGGGTGAAACTGGTAAACGATCTGCTCGTATTTTATCCGTATATCTTCTTTGGTCTGATAGTATTTTAACAGTTCTTTCCACGGGGCATCCAGGTCCTGATAGGCTGCCAGGGCTGCAATTAATGCGCCTAGAGAGAGCTCACCTTTAATGACATAGTAACCGCCCACTGAATAGAAAAAGAAGGGTGTGACTTTGCCCAGAAAGTTGTTTAAAAACTTTATAAAAAACTTTAGCTTGTATATTTTGTAGCGAATTTCAAAGATGTGCTGTAGGCGGTCTGAAATTTTTGAGCGCTCAAACTGAAAGGTACCAAAGCTATGAATTTCTTTAATACCGCCAATACTGTCCCCAATCTTATCACCCAACCGGCGGGCTGCTAGCACTCGTTGCTTACCCAGTTGGTTGACGATCCGTTGGAGTTTGGGAATGATGTATAACTGCAATGGATATAAAGCAGTTGCTGCGATACCTAAAATCACATCCTGGTTATAAATAAAAAACAGATAAGTCAGTAGTAATCCGCCTTGAAAGGCAGGCAAGGCAAAGGCTTCACCAATAAAACCACCTAGTGGCTCGGTTTCGGCGGTAATGATGGGAATGATTTCCCCTTGTGATACTTTTTTAAAGTGAGGGACGGGAAAACGTAGAATACGGCTATACAGGTCAAAGCGAAGCTTTTTCAACATTCGCTCACCCACCACACCACGATAGACGTTTAATAGGTACTTGAGGACACCATTAATAATTACCAGGCCCAGGAAGATAAAGCAGAGAACTAACAAGTAATCTATCTGGTCAACAGGGTAACCCCAAACTGTTTCAGGGACGTTCTCCTTATTTAAGGCATCATTGATAATGTGTTTAGGTACTTCTAAAGTGGCGTACACCAAAGGAAATGAGAAGACAGTTAAAAATAGGATCAATACCTGGTCTTTGAGGGTGTACTTCAGAATAAAACGATAAATTGATGATTCCATTAGCCTCACTAAATGTCGTTGGATGGCCTGTTTGAGGATAGCCTGAACCCGCTTTTAGACTAGCAAAAAAGTGAACTGCTGACTGCCTTAGTGGAAAGCAAGTTAGCATGTTACAATGTTTTGAATGCTTCATAAATAATACAGGCTTTCGTGTATACTCTTCGCTTTGACTTTAAAGAAAGTCATGATCATTTTGCACTGTATGTTATACCCCATACGAAAGGTTTTTAGGTGTGGCCACTGAATGGCGAAGGGTATATGAAAGTAGTCTTCACTCGTCTTGAAATTGGGGCAACAACTTGATAACAAAAGTCGCACTTGTTTTAAAGGGTTATCCTCGTTTATCAGAAACGTTTATTGCTCAAGAAATCAAAGCATTGGAACAGCGGGGGTTACAGATCCAGCTGGTTTCTTTACGACACCCCACCGACTCGCATGTTCACCCTATTCATCGAGAAATTAAAGCACCGGTTAACTACTTACCTGAATATTTACACCAAGAGCCTTGGCGGGTGGTGAAGGCCTTATTTAAGCTTGTGTATAA
Above is a window of Spartinivicinus poritis DNA encoding:
- a CDS encoding ABC transporter transmembrane domain-containing protein — encoded protein: MESSIYRFILKYTLKDQVLILFLTVFSFPLVYATLEVPKHIINDALNKENVPETVWGYPVDQIDYLLVLCFIFLGLVIINGVLKYLLNVYRGVVGERMLKKLRFDLYSRILRFPVPHFKKVSQGEIIPIITAETEPLGGFIGEAFALPAFQGGLLLTYLFFIYNQDVILGIAATALYPLQLYIIPKLQRIVNQLGKQRVLAARRLGDKIGDSIGGIKEIHSFGTFQFERSKISDRLQHIFEIRYKIYKLKFFIKFLNNFLGKVTPFFFYSVGGYYVIKGELSLGALIAALAAYQDLDAPWKELLKYYQTKEDIRIKYEQIVYQFHPENMLASHIQDGPATPLTLQNQHLTMEHLYYGEHENVNTIDDLNLTLPLNQHTAIVGNDSSGKNELVLLLTRLLIPRNGRINLAAENLQTLTSATLSQHICYLDNSPHFFSGTIRQNLLYGLNTQPPTTINEVPSLQIEDPIFVDNWFQPSQLGFDSDQAVDHHLISILSKLKLEDDIYHYGLQGYLNPATDQTLMAQVIELRRAFREAVQTSDMTDIVEFFDWGKYNNNLTVAENILFGSSREMMLDLNMLHKNTLIHQLLDDEGLMDTTLAMGYEVAGMMLELFADVEPGSDLFERFSFIQAEEINDYKALLAKANKEQLYKLPRQQIEMLLSLVFQLTPARHRLGLLSNEVCNKLLNVRKQLAKALKARHTTIIFYDSEEYNEALSIQENILFGKAVYGQARAQAKITACIDKLIASHDLIRPIMGYGLDYEVGTAGTRLSLAMRQKLALARALLKKPDLLIINQATSVLDLSTESEIISQVKQAMINKGLIWVLNRAEQAIQFDQTLVVDKGQIIQQGHYQQLIEMDKTLAGLIQ